In a single window of the Cryptococcus neoformans var. neoformans JEC21 chromosome 11 sequence genome:
- a CDS encoding ER to Golgi transport-related protein, putative, whose protein sequence is MPLTTITYTLHPTPSPASSSSSVLHNAVAGIKAHLPLRNLHWKSSSRTSLRTIQEVDIDLVDLGEVTSLRDKNVSVLDSPLVNMCLVVCEDGEVYKSQTRNFIRDWLSLLAARRTPHAPLIVLVNPPNSAADKSGKTVWGKDKGVLGKLKADFNVGKRDRCVQLNLPPPGVNDPAAWPELINKLKECFVIAFDSAILEREDEVKRGEAQRVMVGWNFCTWFLLKESLAQSFEGVNLPEDSLIIYEELEAAFIQVLKEQNLSWFGKLGATGSRDDSLPVLNTTMKPYREMLRSSSISVFDFRIYLFARQGILLGKLGRITEVAKRGQWFVASLANRLRENEADLAEHFIESWTYTACMDIVSKCDQWARLERPNNDYSGLTAYESVRSELLDIARIQVEHLGVSSGHLPSTYPFQSFQSASVPQSSTSDVLFDESTLASSVPSSPVVPIDSSSTSRPQMSNSILLAAIADRSNFFALYRDLTLKVIAAYRKCAKNLSCIRPLTNLLGLAVILDQWDEAYTQAQELAKECQELGVWDRVVKYALGVALKASKKLDKDGMEWGELAIGYLEVSVRETGKTGDGDEDELLKEVIEGLKKVNEVWNVEGHRSFSIRLLGKETKIDRNEITVDVEITNELDIDVEADGVEVRLSHPHSGGVVHFSAKETSLHPGVNLIRLSSSTSTHGIYNLQSASLFLGQLNFNYDLKDSGRSVIIRRDEVKLTDDTLVILDIKNGQVDLQEVRVNLTSLTRGVGFILEDAKWDETNLTLNDEGLITIGDIRAEETVRISIPYTGLPPTDYMRAHIMLLHNTDKGVRQWVDVQTIDTGLPLTINVQDFFRPDCLLSHFTVSPDDKEILRIASAALIAPDGSGYEVESCRKQGGGPIVSVASQPLSFLFKIRRKKDGDPVSSLNLRIKYRQIDEEIRSSVTDALRSLSPTSRSSIERAVREILADRSKWRSYLIGESLEEIFRYELKDMGDSGLAFCESIKSATLPEWRSLEIPVDVPQRRLLTAISLTPTLSPSTSIYQGRPLAFLLKLSTSSQWMGLPSELTKEEKTQRLVYDVQVNPEDWIVLGKKKAYFVPDPEKDVSVEIVLLPTRAGTIFLPNVAIYPLDSPGGSSEGQAKIQGVLCESYMKNAAQTVRVLPAKKEVTVLVPVPLPGAVPIGEQWEGVRA, encoded by the exons ATGCCGCTGACCACAATCACCTATACCCTCCATCCTACCCCTTCTCCCGCctcatcaagctcatcagTCCTCCACAATGCCGTGGCGGGCATAAAGGCTCATCTGCCTCTCCGTAATCTTCATTGGAAATCATCTTCTCGAACATCCCTGAGGACGATACAAGAGGTAGACATAGACCTTGTGGACTTGGGGGAAGTTACCAGTCTAAGAGATAAAAATGTCAGCGTTTTGGACTCGCCCCTGGTCAACATGTGTCTTGTCGTCTGCGAA GACGGGGAGGTTTATAAATCACAAACGCGGAACTTCATCAGAGACTGgctctctctccttgcaGCTCGCAGAACTCCGCACGCGCCACTGATTGTGCTTGTCAACCCACCAAATAGTGCTGCAGACAAGTCAGGCAAGACGGTTTGGGGAAAGGATAAAGGCGTACTGGGAAAGCTCAAAGCGGATTTCAATGTCGGAAAGCGCGATAG ATGCGTTCAGTTGAACTTACCGCCGCCAGGGGTGAATGATCCAGCTGCGTGGCCCGAGCTTATCAACAAACTGAAAGAGTGTTTTGTCATTGCATTTGATTCTGCAATCCTGGAAcgagaggatgaggtgaaGCGGGGAGAAGCGCAAAGGGTGATGGTGGGGTGGAATTTCTGCACATGGTTTTTGCTCAAG GAATCTCTGGCACAATCATTTGAAGGGGTCAATCTGCCGGAGGACTCACTCATCATCTACGAAGAATTAGAGGCAGCTTTCATCCAGGTGTTGAAGGAGCAAAACCTTTCGTGGTTTGGTAAACTTGGTGCTACGGGATCTCGTGACGATTCATTGCCTGTACTGAACACAACCATGAAGCCCTATCGGGAAATGCTGAGGTCTAGCTCCATCAGTGTCTTTGATTTTAGGATATATCTGTTTGCCAGGCAAGGTATCTTGCTAGGGAAACTGGGAAGAATAACAGAGGTCGCCAAGAGGGGTCAATGGTTTGTTGCCAGCCTTGCAAATCGCTTGAGGGAGAACGAG GCCGATCTTGCGGAACATTTTATCGAATCATGGACTTATACCGCCTGCATGGACATTGTCTCCAAATGTGATCAGTGGGCGCGACTTGAACGTCCAAACAATGATTACTCTGGCCTGACGGCATACGAATCCGTCAGATCTGAATTATTAGATATTGCGCGTATACAA GTAGAACACTTGGGTGTCTCGTCAGGACATTTACCTTCCACATATCCGTTCCAATCCTTCCAATCTGCCTCTGTCCCCCAATCCTCCACGTCAGACGTCCTCTTCGACGAGTCAACCCTTGCCTCCTCTGTGCCTTCATCGCCAGTTGTCCCAATAgactcctcctccacatctCGTCCGCAAATGTCCAATTCTATTCTCCTGGCGGCCATAGCCGATCGTTCCAATTTCTTCGCATTGTATCGCGATCTTACTCTCAAAGTCATTGCTGCATATCGCAAATGCGCCAAAAACCTTTCTTGCATCCGCCCCTTGACAAACTTGCTAGGTCTCGCTGTTATTCTAGATCAATGGGATGAAGCTTACACTCAAGCCCAAGAATTGGCGAAGGAATGTCAGGAATTGGGAGTATGGGATAGAGTGGTAAAATATGCTTTGGGAGTAGCGTTGAAGGCGTCCAAAAAGCTAGATAAAGATGGAATGGAGTGGGGAGAGTTGGCAATTGGGTATTTAGAAGTTTCTGTCAGAGAAACAGGGAAAAcaggagatggagacgaggatgagttATTGAAAGAAGTGATTGaggggttgaagaaggtgaatgAGGTATGGAACG TCGAGGGCCACCGGTCGTTCTCGATTAGGCtgttggggaaggagacaAAGATTGATCGCAATGAGATAACTGTCGATGTTGAGATAACGAATGAATTGGATATT GATGTTGAAGCGGATGGTGTGGAAGTCAGACTAAGCCATCCTCATTCTGGCGGCGTGGTTCATTTTTCAGCGAAAGAAACTAGTCTTCATCCGGGCGTCAACCTTATTCGACTTTCAAGTTCG ACGTCTACTCATGGGATATATAACCTTCAATCAgcctctctctttcttggTCAACTCAACTTTAATTATGATCTGAAAGATTCAGGAAGGTCGGTAATCatcagaagagatgaag TCAAGTTGACGGATGATACTCTCGTGATCCTTGATATCAAGAACGGCCAGGTCGACTTGCAAGAAGTAAGGGTGAATCTGACATCTCTGACCAGAGGGGTTGGGTTCATCCTTGAAGACGCCAAATGGGACGAGACTA ATCTTACGTTAAACGATGAAGGCTTAATTACAATCGGCGATATCAGAGCTGAAGAAACAGTGAGAATAAGCATACCCTACACGGGTCTTCCGCCTACGGACTACATGCGA GCCCACATCATGCTGCTACACAATACGGACAAAGGTGTTCGACAATGGGTGGATGTACAAACAATCGACACGGGTCTTCCCCTGACTATTAACGTTCAAGACTTTTTCCGACCCGACTG TTTGCTATCCCATTTCACTGTCTCGCCTGATGATAAGGAGATCCTGAGGATCGCTTCTGCCGCGCTGATTGCCCCCGATGGGAGTGGATATGAAGTGGAGAGTTGTAGAAAGCAGGGAGGGGGTCCCATA GTATCTGTGGCTAGTCAGCCATTGTCTTTCCTGTTCAAGataagaagaaagaaggatggtg ATCCTGTATCGTCTTTAAATTTGAGAATCAAATACCGCCAAATAGACGAAG AAATACGTTCTAGCGTTACCGACGCCTTAcgttctctttcccctaCTTCACGCTCATCTATCGAACGCGCGGTCCGCGAGATCCTTGCCGATCGCTCAAAGTGGAGAAGCTATCTTATCGGGGAATCCCTTGAAGAGATTTTCCGTTATGAACTAAAGGATATGGGCGATAGTGGCTTGGCCTTTTGCGAA TCTATCAAATCGGCGACCTTGCCAGAATGGAGAAGCCTTGAGATCCCGGTTGATGTTCCTCAACGTCGC CTACTCACAGCGATCTCCTTGACTCCAACCTTATCACCAAGCACATCCATTTACCAAGGTCGACCGCTGGCCTTtttgctcaagctctcaacATCTTCGCAATGGATGGGTTTACCATCTGAACTcacgaaagaagagaaaaccCAGCGATTGGTGTACGACGTTCAAGTCAATCCTGAGGATTGGATAGTGTtagggaagaagaaggcttaTTTCGTCCCGGAT CCCGAAAAGGATGTTTCAGTCGAGATTGTACTCCTTCCCACTCGAGCTGGTActatcttccttcccaacGTCGCCATCTATCCCTTGGATTCTCCAGGAGGGTCCTCGGAAGGGCAAGCTAAGATACAAGGAGTCTTATGTGAATCATACATGAAGAATGCGGCACAGACCGTGAGAGTATTGCCtgcaaagaaggaggttACGGTTTTGGTGCCGGTACCGTTGCCTGGGGCCGTGCCGATAGGTGAACAGTGGGAGGGAGTCAGAGCATAG
- a CDS encoding histone acetylation-related protein, putative, translating into MPPKLTALQPPSPSPPPPTNDAQDLLVIQDIMDTLDQIPPELTRVHSDLNELGAVLYSTLVSLEKKLYTLIDWIQDPNVTPEKRFELLQEIAEEAARYKLGGDDKIRVAAGACDGILNHQKHISNLLASSTLLVPSPPSPYSQSLTLPFPQPVTNSRRVARAANSPFGSRGYTANGGPSETKVGDTPSKKKRSRVQQLGARDDDESSSAGGEKKKPVKRRKQNRATSPTDSVVSNSGFGGKPIEPRTARQLAAAANRARREADDGGSDTESRTGNDEKRSNVPMQPSFSIDSKRTDGLGLDTGSREGSGVRSANVTPTLGYAAVMPPTAELKRPSRRGGKRSSTNIPAAEEFEEEESEGYGDDDRSKRGERYAEMEMGEETGGAGDDLDSKVYCTCRQVSYGEMIGCDDDDCEIEWYHIGCLGLDKTPAGNWICPRCIERRKKQPRGKKGTRGKARK; encoded by the exons ATGCCACCCAAGCTCACAGCTCTGCAACCTCCATCCCCctcacctccaccccccACAAACGACGCTCAGGACCTCCTCGTCATACAGGATATCATGGATACTCTCGACCAGATCCCACCAGAGCTCACAAGAGTTCACAGCGACCTAAATGAGCTTGGTGCTGTACTATACT CTACTCTTGTCAGCCtagagaagaagctctACACGCTAATTGACTGGATCCAAGATCCCAATGTCACACCAGAAAAACGGTTTGAGCTCCTGCAGGAGATTGCAGAGGAGGCCGCAAGGTACAAGCTCGGCGGTGATGATAAGATTCGAGTAGCTGCCGGTGCTTGTGATGGC ATTTTGAACCACCAGAAACATATCTCCAATCTCCTTGCATCTTCCACCTTGCTCGTTCCATCCCCACCTTCTCCCTACTCTCAATCCCTcactcttcccttccctcaaCCGGTTACTAATTCTCGCCGCGTTGCCCGGGCTGCCAATTCGCCGTTCGGCAGTCGGGGCTATACCGCAAACGGGGGACCGTCCGAGACCAAGGTGGGTGATACGCCtagcaaaaagaagaggagtcGAGTGCAACAGTTGGGGGCaagggatgatgatgagtcGTCGAGTGCGGgcggggagaagaagaagcctgTTAAGCGAAGAAAGCA AAACAGAGCGACTTCACCTACCGACTCTGTCGTCTCTAACTCTGGTTTTGGCGGGAAACCCATCGAACCCCGTACTGCGCGTCAACTcgccgctgctgccaaCAGGGCCCGCCGTGAAGCCGATGACGGAGGCTCCGACACTGAATCACGAACAGGCAACGACGAAAAGCGCAGCAACGTACCCATGCAACCCTCTTTTTCAATCGACTCAAAGCGCACCGATGGTTTGGGCTTGGATACAGGCAGCAGAGAAGGCAGCGGTGTGAGAAGTGCAAACGTAACGCCTACTCTTGGCTACGCCGCGGTCATGCCCCCTACGGCTGAACTCAAGCGTCCATCAAGGCGAGGCGGTAAGCGTTCAAGCACAAATATTCCTGCTGCCGAAGAAttcgaggaggaagagtccGAGGGATACGGTGACGACGATAGGTcgaagagaggagagaggtatgccgagatggagatgggtgAGGAGACTGGAGGTGCTGGGGATGATCTAGATTCAAAGGTGTACTGCACTTGTAGGCAGGTCAGTTATGGCGAGATGATTGGATGTGACGATGACGATTGTGAGATTGAATGG TATCACATTGGGTGTCTCGGTCTGGATAAAACTCCTGCAGGGAACTGGATCTGTCCCAGGTGTATTGAGAGGCGAAAGAAACAGCCACGGGGCAAGAAGGGGACTCGAGGCAAGGCCCGAAAGTAA
- a CDS encoding expressed protein has translation MSSDKSQVTPYGQSQATQYKTHPFHTKGDITLVSSDGVLFKADVWCLAHASAVFHDMLEMSNPSVADTSTPESISVPAKPPHPSEPIDIPFPSRTLQLFLDLSRVSDDVMLAITMEEAGDLLSFSHLYDLREFVLKKLKDRAMDLGRRRPWDLLVLASRLDLDDLGVSALEAMNEDTFVRGQKGSTSNFWESIALLQNGWQSRIIKSVIDKPEGGSVRRPGYPDDYSYKTGYVFKLRDWSEAGRRFRNTRLRDEQ, from the exons ATGTCCAGCGACAAGAGCCAAGTAACCCCTTATGGCCAGTCCCAGGCCACTCAGTACAAGACTCATCCTTTTCATACAAAAGGTGATATCACCCTCGTCTCTTCTGACGGTGTCCTTTTCAAAGCCGATGTCTGGTGTCTCGCTCATGCCAG TGCCGTCTTCCACGACATGCTAGAAATGTCCAATCCCTCCGTAGCAGATACTTCCACCCCCGAATCCATCTCTGTCCCTGCCAAACCGCCTCACCCATCCGAACCTATCGATATTCCTTTCCCCTCTCGCACCCttcagctcttcctcgACCTTAGTCGAGTATCAGACGATGTCATGTTAGCCATCACTATGGAAGAAGCGGGAGATTTactctccttttcccatctctATGACTTGAGAGAATTCGTGCTTAAGAAACTCAAGGATCGGGCTATGGACCTCGGCCGACGAAGACCTTGGGATCTTCTAGTCCTTGCCTCGAGACTCGACCTTGATGATCTAGGTGTCTCCGCCTTGGAGGCAATGAATGAAGATACTTTCGTGAGGGGACAAAAGGGAAGCACATCCAATTTCTGGGAGTCAATAGCGCTTTTGCAGAATGGGTGGCAGAGTCGGATCATCAAGTCTGTCATCGATAAACCAGAAGGAGGTTCGGTTCGACGTCCAGGGTATCCCGACGACTACTCGTACAAGACGGGGTATGTGTTCAAGCTTAGGGATTGGTCGGAAGCGGGGAGGCGGTTTAGAAATACCAGGCTGCGAGATGAGCAGTAG